In Cervus elaphus chromosome 3, mCerEla1.1, whole genome shotgun sequence, the following proteins share a genomic window:
- the TAMALIN gene encoding LOW QUALITY PROTEIN: protein TAMALIN (The sequence of the model RefSeq protein was modified relative to this genomic sequence to represent the inferred CDS: deleted 1 base in 1 codon): MTLRRLRKLQQKEEAAAARDPAARAPDSETAPAAPTPTPASVPPAAAASPGTPGDELYAALEDYHPAELYRALAVSGGTLPRRKGSGFRWKNLSQSPEQQRKVLTLEKEENQTFGFEIQTYGLHHREEQRVEMVTFVCRVHESSPAQLAGLTPGDTIASVNGLNVEGIRHREIVDIIKASGNVLRLETLYGTSIRKAELEARLQYLKQTLYEKWGEYRSLMVQEQRLVHGLVVKDPSIYDTLESVRSCLYGAGLLPGSLPFGPLLAAPGSSRGGARRTGGDSDDAVYHTCFFGGTETPAPPPPPPPPLARLPGPGAVDAPAPGTRAMLSRSASVRCAGPAGGGGGGGGGSAALWTEAREQALRGPGLRKTKYRSFRRRLLKFIPGLNRSLEEEESQL, from the exons ATGACCCTTCGCCGACTCAGGAAGCTGCAGCAGAAAGAGGAGGCGGCGGCCGCCCGAGACCCCGCCGCTCGGGCTCCTGACTCGGAAACCGCTCCCGCCGCTCCGACCCCGACCCCAGCCTCGGTCCCCCCTGCTGCAGCCGCCAGCCCTGGGACCCCCGGGGACGAGCTGTACGCCGCACTGGAGGACTACCACCCCGCCGAGCTGTATCGCGCGCTCGCGGTGTCCGGGGGCACCCTGCCCCGCCGAAAG ggctcAGGATTCCGCTGGAAGAACCTCAGCCAGAGCCCTGAGCAGCAGCG gaaAGTGCTGACTTTGGAGAAGGAGGAGAACCAGACCTTTGGCTTTGAGATCCAG ACTTACGGCCTTCACCACCGAGAGGAGCAGCGCGTGGAGATGGTGACCTTTGTCTGCCGGGTTCATGAGTCCAGTCCTGCCCAGCTGGCGGGGCTCACACCAG GGGATACCATCGCCAGCGTCAATGGCCTGAACGTAGAAGGCATCCGACATCGGGAGATTGTCGACATCATTAAGGCGTCTGGCAACGTTCTCAG ACTGGAAACTCTGTACGGGACATCAATCAGGAAGGCGGAACTGGAGGCTCGTCTGCAGTACCTGAAG CAAACCCTATATGAGAAGTGGGGAGAATACAGGTCCCTAATGGTGCAGGAGCAGCGGCTGGTGCATG GTCTCGTGGTGAAGGACCCGAGCATCTATGACACGCTGGAGTCGGTGCGCTCCTGCCTGTACGGCGCGGGCCTGCTCCCGGGCTCGCTGCCCTTTGGGCCTCTGCTGGCCGCCCCGGGAAGCTCCCGCGGGGGAGCGCGGCGGACCGGGGGCGACTCGGACGATGCAGTCTACCACACGTGCTTCTTCGGGGGCACTGAGACGCctgcgcccccgccgccgccgccaccgcccctCGCGCGCCTGCCGGGACCGGGCGCGGTCGACGCTCCGGCCCCGGGGACCCGGGCGATGCTGAGCCGCAGCGCCAGCGTGCGGTGCGCGGGCCCCGCGGGCGGCGgc ggtggcggcggcggcggcagcgccGCGCTCTGGACTGAGGCCCGCGAGCAGGCCCTGCGCGGCCCCGGCCTGCGCAAAACCAAGTACCGCAGCTTCCGCCGGCGGCTGCTCAAGTTCATCCCCGGACTCAAtcgctccctggaggaggaggagagccaGCTGTAG